In Paenibacillus sp. FSL R7-0345, a single window of DNA contains:
- a CDS encoding ABC transporter substrate-binding protein has translation MKSLFKNAGIVVLAGAFALSGCSSNGNGSENQAENPDQGANFNATGLPIVNETVSLRMVAPKAALAPEFTEMEIFKRLEKDTNVKINWENIPDTDYTEKKNLLLASGDLPDAFYAAGFTDYELINYGEDGTLIPLEDLIEQYAPNLKALLDRRPDIKSSITAPDGHIYGLPSWEENNLGTNPFFHVINKSWLDKLGLKVPETLDEYTEALLAFKTQDPNGNGKQDEIPLSFMHMQWCMDIAGLFGAFGLPDNLEHRVVRDGKVIFTATQPEYKEALNYFHEKWYKQGLIDPESFTQDAAQYLAKGKTTEETLGSYVWWEVEEVVGTERAKDYVLLSPLKGADGEQTIGRANGGGPGRGSFVITKENSNPEITMRWIDQQYEPYMAAQIHWGPLDVVYKKDDNGKLVNLPLPEGASAGEFRQKVAPGSGAPGVITFDDFGKVVDMEPRAQQRAADLEKFYNPYMEKENYPGIFFEPEELDTINKIEPELIKYVNTQRGKFIVDGGADEAWDSYIKTLEKMGLNELMEIYQTGLDRYNANLKQ, from the coding sequence ATGAAGTCTTTATTCAAAAATGCGGGGATTGTGGTGTTGGCCGGAGCGTTTGCGCTGAGCGGGTGTTCAAGTAACGGAAACGGGTCAGAGAATCAGGCGGAGAATCCGGATCAGGGAGCGAATTTCAATGCAACTGGTCTTCCTATTGTAAACGAAACAGTATCTTTAAGGATGGTAGCCCCGAAGGCGGCCTTGGCCCCGGAGTTCACGGAGATGGAAATCTTCAAACGGCTGGAGAAGGATACGAATGTAAAGATTAACTGGGAGAACATTCCCGATACCGACTATACAGAGAAGAAAAACCTGCTGCTGGCGAGCGGCGACTTGCCGGATGCCTTTTATGCGGCCGGGTTTACCGATTATGAGCTGATCAATTACGGTGAAGACGGAACCCTGATTCCGCTGGAGGATTTAATAGAACAATATGCCCCTAATTTGAAAGCGCTTCTGGACCGCCGGCCTGATATCAAATCATCCATTACTGCACCAGACGGGCACATTTACGGGCTGCCTTCCTGGGAAGAAAATAACCTGGGAACAAACCCTTTCTTTCACGTTATCAATAAAAGCTGGCTGGATAAGCTGGGCCTGAAGGTGCCGGAAACGCTGGATGAATACACGGAAGCGCTGCTGGCCTTCAAAACACAGGATCCGAACGGCAACGGCAAGCAGGACGAAATCCCGCTTAGCTTTATGCACATGCAGTGGTGTATGGATATCGCCGGACTTTTCGGAGCCTTTGGACTTCCGGATAACCTGGAGCACCGTGTCGTCCGGGACGGCAAGGTTATTTTTACGGCAACTCAGCCTGAATACAAGGAAGCTCTGAATTATTTTCATGAAAAATGGTATAAGCAGGGTCTGATCGATCCGGAATCCTTCACTCAGGATGCGGCGCAGTATCTGGCCAAAGGTAAAACAACAGAGGAGACGCTGGGCTCCTACGTCTGGTGGGAAGTAGAAGAGGTTGTCGGTACTGAACGTGCCAAGGATTATGTTCTGCTGTCCCCGCTTAAAGGCGCGGATGGGGAGCAGACGATCGGACGCGCCAATGGCGGCGGGCCGGGACGCGGATCTTTTGTCATTACCAAAGAGAACAGCAATCCGGAAATCACCATGCGCTGGATCGACCAGCAGTACGAGCCTTACATGGCTGCTCAAATCCACTGGGGTCCGCTGGATGTCGTATACAAGAAGGATGATAACGGTAAGCTCGTGAATCTGCCGCTGCCTGAGGGAGCGTCTGCAGGTGAGTTCCGCCAAAAGGTTGCTCCGGGATCCGGCGCGCCCGGCGTCATTACCTTCGATGATTTCGGAAAAGTGGTAGATATGGAGCCACGGGCCCAGCAGCGCGCTGCTGACCTGGAGAAATTCTACAATCCTTATATGGAAAAAGAAAACTATCCGGGCATCTTCTTTGAGCCGGAGGAGCTGGATACCATTAACAAAATTGAGCCGGAACTGATCAAGTATGTAAATACACAAAGAGGAAAATTCATTGTAGACGGCGGCGCAGATGAGGCATGGGATAGCTACATCAAGACACTGGAAAAGATGGGTCTGAATGAATTGATGGAAATCTATCAGACCGGACTGGACCGCTACAATGCAAATCTAAAACAATAA
- a CDS encoding ABC transporter permease subunit, with protein sequence MIKPGRKRWSRFKRDYELYLFLLPIIILYLVFKYYPMYGVQIAFKDFSPSQGIWGSEWVGFQHFKDFFNAYNFWTIITNTLSLSFLSLLFGFPAPIIIAIMLNQMLGKSYKKFVQTVIYAPHFISTVVLVGMLNVFLSPNSGLVNHLITAFGGQPILFMADEGWFRPLYILSGIWQETGFATIIYLAALAGVNPELHEAAIMDGASKWKRVWYVDIPSILPTIVILLILALGNIMSIGFEKAFLMQSDLNYATSNIIPTYVYEMGIQKAQYSFSTAVGLFNSLINIILIFTVNRIAKKMTETSLW encoded by the coding sequence ATGATCAAACCGGGACGCAAAAGATGGAGCCGGTTCAAGCGCGACTATGAGCTGTATCTGTTTTTGCTGCCGATCATTATTCTGTATCTCGTATTCAAATACTATCCGATGTACGGGGTGCAAATTGCGTTTAAGGATTTCTCGCCGAGCCAGGGGATCTGGGGGAGTGAATGGGTAGGCTTCCAGCACTTTAAAGATTTTTTTAATGCTTATAATTTCTGGACCATCATCACAAATACGCTCTCACTTAGTTTCCTTTCGCTGTTGTTCGGCTTCCCGGCACCAATCATCATCGCCATTATGCTCAATCAGATGCTGGGCAAGTCCTATAAGAAATTTGTCCAGACCGTAATTTATGCGCCGCACTTTATTTCGACCGTTGTGCTTGTGGGGATGCTTAATGTGTTTTTATCGCCCAACAGCGGTCTTGTTAACCACCTGATTACCGCGTTTGGCGGGCAGCCCATCCTCTTTATGGCTGATGAGGGCTGGTTTCGTCCACTCTATATCCTCTCAGGGATATGGCAGGAGACAGGCTTCGCCACGATTATCTATCTTGCTGCGCTTGCGGGAGTCAATCCGGAACTGCATGAAGCGGCTATCATGGACGGGGCGAGCAAATGGAAGCGCGTGTGGTACGTGGATATTCCGAGCATTCTGCCGACGATTGTTATTCTGCTGATTCTCGCACTGGGCAATATTATGAGCATTGGCTTTGAAAAAGCATTTCTGATGCAAAGCGATCTGAATTATGCCACCTCCAATATTATCCCGACCTATGTCTATGAAATGGGGATTCAGAAGGCCCAGTACAGCTTTTCTACGGCAGTCGGCCTGTTCAACTCCCTGATTAATATCATCCTGATTTTCACCGTAAACCGGATCGCCAAAAAGATGACAGAAACCAGCCTGTGGTAA
- a CDS encoding carbohydrate ABC transporter permease codes for MNQLMKRKSRGDAWFDIINYILLTLIMLLVLYPLYFVLAASFSDPNYIYSGEVWLFPKGFTLDGYERIFSDSSIWIGYGNSILYATLGTLIGVAVTVFAAYPLARKDLAGKSVIMWFLLVTMFFSGGLIPTYLLIKDLHMLNTMWALVIPGAGGVFNVIIVRTFFQSSIPDEMWEAASIDGCSNTRFFWSIVLPLSKSILAVMVLYHVVGFWNGFFDALIYLNDESKYPLQLVLRNILVQNQVNSGMMIDVESYAAKMRVTELIKYGVIMVSSLPLLILYPFLQKYFVKGVMIGSIKG; via the coding sequence ATGAACCAATTAATGAAGCGAAAAAGCAGAGGGGACGCATGGTTTGACATCATCAACTATATTTTGCTGACCCTCATTATGCTGCTCGTGCTATACCCGCTTTACTTTGTGCTGGCTGCCTCGTTTAGCGATCCCAATTATATCTACTCCGGTGAGGTCTGGCTGTTTCCGAAAGGCTTCACGCTGGACGGCTATGAGCGGATATTCAGTGACTCCTCCATCTGGATCGGATACGGGAATTCCATTCTGTACGCAACGCTGGGGACCTTAATTGGAGTAGCTGTGACGGTATTTGCAGCGTATCCGCTGGCCCGTAAGGATCTGGCCGGGAAGTCGGTGATTATGTGGTTTTTGCTGGTTACGATGTTCTTCAGCGGCGGGCTGATTCCGACCTACCTGCTGATAAAAGATTTGCACATGCTGAACACGATGTGGGCTCTGGTCATTCCCGGGGCAGGCGGTGTATTTAACGTCATCATTGTCAGAACCTTTTTCCAGTCGTCCATACCGGATGAGATGTGGGAAGCGGCCTCGATCGACGGATGCTCGAACACCAGATTTTTCTGGAGCATTGTCCTGCCTTTGTCCAAGTCCATTCTGGCAGTGATGGTGCTGTACCACGTGGTCGGCTTCTGGAATGGTTTCTTCGACGCCTTGATCTACCTGAATGATGAGAGCAAGTATCCGCTGCAATTGGTGCTCCGCAACATTCTTGTCCAGAATCAGGTTAACTCCGGGATGATGATCGATGTGGAATCCTATGCAGCCAAGATGCGCGTGACCGAACTGATTAAATACGGGGTCATCATGGTATCCAGTCTGCCGCTGCTGATTTTGTATCCATTCCTGCAAAAGTATTTTGTCAAAGGCGTAATGATCGGTTCGATTAAGGGCTGA
- a CDS encoding WGxxGxxG family protein, with protein sequence MNKLVTSLACTTLLSMSLLGSSYAANAAGTGGGMGSSIPDTGTSGMRTERIRETNGTGANILNGTDHRMMNQTGNTMNRNGDSLMNRVEQSGDKLMNRTTGTVRKGENMMNNAVRGNDNSSVSPLSNNTQTGRYRATSTTTNTDNDRGSNWGWLGLIGLLGLAGMRSRSGERERH encoded by the coding sequence TTGAACAAGCTGGTCACTAGCCTTGCCTGCACTACACTATTATCCATGAGTTTACTGGGATCGAGTTATGCGGCTAATGCTGCCGGCACCGGCGGGGGGATGGGATCATCCATTCCGGATACCGGGACATCCGGTATGAGAACAGAGCGCATCCGTGAAACGAACGGCACAGGGGCTAATATCCTGAACGGAACGGATCACCGGATGATGAATCAGACCGGCAATACAATGAACCGCAACGGCGATTCACTGATGAACCGGGTCGAGCAGAGCGGCGACAAGCTGATGAACAGAACCACCGGTACAGTACGTAAAGGTGAGAATATGATGAACAACGCGGTCCGGGGCAACGACAACAGCTCCGTCTCCCCGTTGTCCAACAACACCCAGACCGGCAGATACCGTGCCACCAGCACAACCACGAACACAGACAACGACAGAGGCTCCAACTGGGGCTGGCTCGGTCTGATCGGCCTGCTGGGTCTGGCCGGCATGCGCAGCCGCAGCGGCGAGCGTGAGCGTCACTAG
- a CDS encoding YolD-like family protein, producing the protein MSKQLEEELQDGSRVGRPEHGGSPVHRNEEDVLHREEAAAGQQRLKGIESTLAQSLRSHIRITLVLHDEGRQLSGFVTSIHAHSREIKLQWAGEWKWIHVDDIAEAYIV; encoded by the coding sequence ATGAGCAAGCAGCTGGAGGAAGAACTGCAGGATGGCAGCCGGGTGGGCAGGCCGGAACATGGAGGAAGTCCTGTTCACAGAAATGAAGAGGATGTATTGCACCGTGAAGAAGCTGCTGCAGGTCAGCAGAGACTGAAAGGGATTGAGAGCACTCTTGCACAGTCGCTCCGAAGCCATATCCGTATAACACTGGTATTGCATGATGAGGGCAGACAACTGAGCGGTTTTGTCACTTCCATTCATGCCCACTCACGCGAGATTAAGCTGCAGTGGGCAGGGGAATGGAAATGGATTCATGTGGATGACATTGCAGAGGCTTACATCGTCTGA
- a CDS encoding M15 family metallopeptidase: MLTLDQVKSKSAGWLGKLHPVLLAGASALIQRSYAKGIPIVITQGMRTIAEQNALYAQGRTKPGSIVTNAKGGSSYHNYGLAIDFALLLPDGKNVSWDTSRDGNNDKTADWQQVAQEAKKLGFAWGGDWTSFKDYSHLEMTFGLTTEQLRAGRQPTVQQVKDALAVINGTTSGTDQAISITLNGVKITSGLLENGITYAPVRAVAEALGASVTYDAVTRTVKLVRD, from the coding sequence ATGCTTACTTTAGATCAGGTAAAAAGCAAATCGGCAGGCTGGCTGGGCAAGCTCCATCCGGTTCTGCTTGCGGGAGCCAGTGCCCTGATCCAGCGCAGCTACGCCAAAGGCATCCCGATCGTTATTACCCAGGGTATGCGGACCATTGCCGAACAAAATGCACTGTATGCGCAGGGGCGCACCAAGCCGGGTAGCATTGTAACCAATGCCAAAGGCGGCTCCAGTTATCATAACTATGGTCTGGCGATTGATTTTGCCCTGCTGCTGCCGGATGGCAAGAACGTCTCCTGGGACACGTCACGTGACGGTAACAATGACAAAACCGCCGACTGGCAGCAGGTGGCGCAGGAAGCGAAGAAGCTGGGCTTTGCCTGGGGCGGGGACTGGACCTCCTTCAAGGATTATTCCCACCTGGAAATGACCTTCGGGCTGACTACAGAGCAGCTGCGGGCCGGCAGACAGCCGACGGTACAGCAGGTTAAAGATGCGCTGGCTGTAATAAATGGCACAACTTCAGGAACGGACCAGGCCATTTCGATAACGCTGAATGGAGTTAAAATTACCAGCGGTCTGCTGGAAAACGGCATAACCTATGCACCGGTGCGCGCTGTTGCTGAAGCACTGGGCGCGAGCGTCACTTACGATGCTGTCACTAGAACGGTAAAGCTCGTCAGGGATTAA
- a CDS encoding LacI family DNA-binding transcriptional regulator, which translates to MTSIKDVANLAGVAVGTVSRVINNSGAVKPKTRQKVEAAIEELNYFPNEVARNFKMQRSRMVALLLPSIWNPFFSELAYYIEDELDREGYKLMLCNSGGKPEKELYYLDMLRQNKVAGIVGITYNDIENNVSNDIPIVSIDRHFNKKITCVTSDNYEGGRLALRELVKAGARKPAFMGSVTSVFSETMNRREGFIHEAQALGIDYVIYEKPDPIVDNLAFIKEFLQKHGDADGIFAITDMLAASYIDQASKQGIRVPEDVKVIGYDGIQDSPYFHPILSTIRQPVEEMARMTIKLLYDKIEGIPLEKQVYRIPVVFRQGETT; encoded by the coding sequence ATGACAAGCATTAAAGATGTAGCCAACTTAGCCGGCGTTGCAGTAGGTACCGTGTCCAGAGTCATTAACAACTCTGGCGCCGTCAAACCCAAGACACGCCAAAAAGTAGAAGCAGCCATAGAGGAACTGAATTATTTCCCGAATGAAGTGGCCCGGAATTTTAAAATGCAGAGGTCCAGGATGGTCGCCTTATTGCTGCCGAGTATCTGGAATCCCTTCTTTTCTGAGCTGGCCTATTATATTGAGGACGAGCTGGACCGGGAAGGCTACAAGCTGATGCTGTGCAACAGCGGCGGCAAGCCCGAAAAGGAGCTCTATTATCTCGATATGCTGCGCCAGAACAAGGTGGCCGGGATCGTGGGCATCACTTACAACGATATCGAGAATAATGTGAGCAATGATATTCCGATCGTAAGCATTGACCGGCACTTTAACAAGAAGATCACCTGCGTCACTTCGGATAATTATGAGGGAGGCCGTCTGGCTTTGAGGGAGCTTGTGAAGGCGGGAGCCAGGAAGCCGGCATTTATGGGGAGCGTCACCTCGGTATTCAGTGAGACCATGAACCGTAGAGAGGGCTTTATCCATGAGGCGCAGGCTTTGGGCATCGATTATGTAATCTACGAGAAGCCGGATCCGATCGTGGACAATCTAGCCTTTATTAAGGAATTCCTGCAGAAACACGGCGATGCAGATGGCATTTTTGCCATTACCGATATGCTTGCCGCCAGTTATATCGATCAGGCCAGTAAGCAGGGTATCCGGGTTCCTGAGGATGTGAAGGTCATCGGTTATGACGGCATTCAGGACAGTCCGTATTTTCATCCGATTCTGTCTACCATCAGGCAGCCGGTGGAAGAGATGGCGCGCATGACGATCAAACTGCTGTATGACAAGATCGAAGGCATTCCGCTGGAGAAGCAGGTGTACCGGATACCTGTTGTGTTCAGGCAAGGCGAGACTACATGA